A genome region from Saccharicrinis carchari includes the following:
- a CDS encoding rhomboid family intramembrane serine protease, translating to MYRQRSIFSNIPSVVKNLLIINALAFFAMYIFSQGVNIPGLGLVRFDLNVILGLYTPGSEHFKFFQYISYMFMHGNLTHIFFNMFAVFMFGRILERTWGPHKFLFYYLVTGIGAGLLYVMVGFIRAKLLAASLPPTLVNDIYVHGQSILFSNKNYVDSGAASLNLLVNMPMVGASGAVFGLLLAFGMMFPDEYIYLYMLVPVKAKYFVMGYGGLEIYLMLQNNPGDNVAHLAHLGGMLFGFILIRLWRKRNIY from the coding sequence ATGTACAGGCAACGAAGTATTTTTAGCAACATACCATCCGTAGTAAAAAATTTACTAATTATAAATGCACTCGCATTCTTTGCGATGTATATTTTTTCGCAAGGTGTTAATATTCCGGGCTTGGGGCTTGTTCGTTTCGATTTGAATGTAATATTAGGGCTATATACACCCGGGAGCGAGCATTTCAAGTTTTTTCAGTACATCTCGTACATGTTTATGCACGGCAATTTAACCCATATCTTTTTTAATATGTTTGCCGTTTTTATGTTTGGCAGAATATTAGAGCGAACCTGGGGGCCCCACAAGTTTCTGTTTTATTATCTGGTTACCGGTATTGGTGCCGGCTTGTTGTATGTAATGGTGGGATTCATACGGGCTAAACTACTGGCTGCCAGCTTGCCACCCACTTTGGTCAACGATATATACGTACACGGCCAGTCGATACTATTCAGCAACAAAAACTACGTAGATTCCGGCGCAGCTTCCTTAAATCTTTTGGTAAACATGCCCATGGTGGGCGCATCAGGTGCCGTATTTGGTTTACTGCTGGCTTTTGGAATGATGTTCCCCGACGAATATATTTATTTATACATGCTTGTTCCGGTAAAGGCCAAATACTTTGTAATGGGCTATGGAGGGCTCGAGATTTATTTGATGCTACAGAACAATCCCGGCGACAATGTAGCACATCTGGCTCACCTGGGCGGTATGCTATTTGGTTTTATATTGATACGATTGTGGCGTAAAAGGAATATTTATTAA
- a CDS encoding PAS domain-containing hybrid sensor histidine kinase/response regulator has protein sequence MLQKLTGASLVFLSKSMGPSLRILASTKENNHPYGLDKVISSKFFGLDEGFNEPNIIGNGKQLTQYIAPVVPGNRKTWGAIVLFFDSGFVLDEVSSTVSVFCKTVGDQVALHELKRAHNAGQQNQDTEELNGFMHYFSALKSCKNGQTILNKQLHNILMATNTVLSISNEHGDIIFHSHEDINNIHDKCYHHFADNNTLCAQCPRKKVIKTKSTFRYRNKDKTIQVVAFPYEYKPNVWHMAEVRMDVTDRVSSEHELAELKDRLEFSMESGNIAYVEYNFRSQTLLTNKIFTDITGYVLDKGKLELDWIKTRIHTHDLEYIRESMAYAAKSQDKKLTMEFRLLNTSNTYVWLRFGGQLITDCNGVSVITGVLSDISETKALMNALLVERNKSIQANEAKSMFLANMSHEIRTPMNAIIGFSELLSKHMQEPPFNGYLNSIKTSGKVLLALISDLLDLEKIEAGHMVIRKENTDFISLLKEIEQTFSLAFTEKQIEFVVRPQKDFPKFIFIDPLKMNQILLNLISNALKFTKQGQVSVTCAFTFSDTRDKGKLLIKVSDTGVGIAKNKQRYIFDPFVQDKSPNEKDQQGTGLGLSIVQKLVRMMGGVITMESEVNTGSTFSISIPDVEATNDLFCELEDKQSNNVVFNGERVMIVDSVQTNLDVLCAQGQNLKLSCTSCIYGKQMIEIVQEVNPALIIMDIRMPKINRYKYFNKIKANEKTKYIPVIATSSSSDVKELLKIKEAGFDGFISKPITQQDLVNEIAKFISPQQKQDKARVQITDEEFSLNKTDRRKLKQQLETSVVPLCDSLHEILSSEKLNMFISQIDKATQQIPWSPLEEYKQELEAAIQSFDFETIQKMIRNFHLFIDKLSDKLNAEVES, from the coding sequence ATGCTACAAAAATTAACGGGAGCATCGCTTGTTTTTTTGTCTAAAAGTATGGGGCCAAGCCTGCGTATTTTGGCTTCTACAAAGGAAAATAATCATCCTTACGGACTGGATAAAGTAATAAGCAGTAAGTTTTTTGGTCTGGACGAAGGATTTAATGAGCCAAATATTATTGGCAATGGGAAACAGCTAACACAATATATAGCACCTGTTGTGCCCGGAAACCGTAAAACCTGGGGTGCCATTGTACTGTTTTTTGACAGCGGTTTTGTATTGGATGAGGTAAGTAGTACAGTATCGGTATTTTGCAAAACAGTAGGCGATCAGGTGGCTCTCCACGAGCTGAAGAGAGCACATAATGCAGGCCAACAAAACCAGGATACTGAAGAGTTGAATGGGTTTATGCATTATTTTTCTGCGCTCAAGAGCTGCAAAAATGGGCAAACCATACTGAACAAACAGCTGCACAATATTTTGATGGCTACCAATACCGTGTTATCTATCAGCAATGAGCATGGCGATATTATTTTTCACAGCCATGAGGATATTAACAACATTCACGATAAATGTTACCATCATTTTGCCGACAACAATACCTTGTGCGCTCAATGTCCCCGAAAAAAGGTGATTAAAACAAAGTCTACCTTCAGGTATCGAAACAAAGACAAAACCATTCAAGTGGTTGCCTTTCCGTATGAGTATAAACCCAATGTTTGGCATATGGCCGAAGTGAGGATGGACGTAACGGATCGTGTTTCAAGCGAACATGAGCTGGCCGAGCTCAAGGATAGGCTGGAGTTTAGCATGGAATCTGGCAATATTGCTTACGTTGAGTATAATTTTCGTTCACAAACCCTGCTGACCAATAAAATATTTACAGATATAACCGGCTATGTTTTAGACAAGGGAAAGTTAGAATTGGATTGGATTAAAACACGTATACATACCCACGACCTGGAATATATACGCGAATCAATGGCTTATGCTGCAAAATCTCAGGATAAGAAATTGACCATGGAGTTCCGCCTTTTAAATACAAGCAACACCTATGTGTGGCTGCGCTTTGGAGGACAGCTGATTACGGATTGTAATGGTGTAAGCGTTATAACAGGTGTTTTAAGTGATATTTCGGAAACCAAGGCGCTGATGAACGCATTGCTGGTAGAACGCAATAAAAGCATACAAGCAAATGAGGCAAAATCAATGTTTCTGGCCAATATGTCGCATGAAATCCGCACCCCCATGAATGCGATCATAGGTTTTTCCGAACTGCTGAGTAAGCACATGCAAGAGCCGCCTTTTAATGGTTACCTTAATTCAATTAAAACCAGTGGCAAGGTATTGCTGGCCTTGATAAGTGATTTGCTGGATTTAGAAAAGATTGAGGCGGGTCACATGGTAATACGAAAGGAAAATACGGACTTCATATCCCTGCTTAAGGAGATTGAACAAACTTTTTCGTTGGCATTTACCGAAAAACAAATTGAATTCGTGGTACGTCCGCAAAAAGATTTCCCTAAGTTTATTTTTATAGATCCTTTAAAAATGAACCAAATATTGCTCAACCTAATCAGTAATGCCCTAAAATTTACAAAGCAGGGGCAAGTGAGTGTTACTTGTGCATTTACTTTTAGTGATACCCGGGATAAAGGAAAGCTATTGATTAAAGTATCGGATACCGGTGTGGGGATAGCTAAAAACAAACAGCGATATATATTTGATCCTTTTGTTCAGGATAAAAGCCCCAACGAAAAAGATCAGCAGGGAACAGGCTTGGGTTTGTCCATTGTTCAAAAATTGGTGCGTATGATGGGCGGTGTTATAACCATGGAGAGTGAAGTAAATACAGGAAGTACTTTTTCTATATCAATACCCGATGTGGAGGCGACCAACGATCTGTTTTGTGAGCTGGAGGATAAGCAAAGCAACAATGTGGTTTTTAACGGGGAGAGGGTGATGATTGTGGATAGTGTGCAAACCAATCTGGATGTGCTGTGCGCTCAGGGGCAAAATCTGAAATTAAGTTGTACATCTTGTATTTACGGAAAACAAATGATTGAAATAGTACAGGAGGTTAACCCCGCTTTAATCATTATGGACATTCGCATGCCTAAAATTAACCGATACAAATATTTTAATAAAATAAAAGCAAACGAGAAAACGAAATATATCCCCGTTATAGCTACCTCTTCATCCAGTGATGTTAAGGAGTTACTTAAAATAAAGGAAGCAGGGTTCGATGGATTTATATCTAAGCCCATTACCCAACAGGATCTCGTCAATGAGATAGCAAAATTTATAAGCCCACAGCAAAAGCAGGATAAAGCACGTGTGCAAATAACAGATGAGGAATTTAGTTTGAACAAGACAGACAGGCGTAAGTTAAAGCAGCAATTAGAAACTTCGGTAGTACCCTTATGCGATAGTTTACATGAGATATTATCTTCAGAAAAATTAAATATGTTTATATCTCAGATAGATAAGGCGACGCAGCAGATACCATGGTCACCCTTAGAGGAGTATAAGCAAGAATTGGAGGCTGCCATCCAATCCTTTGATTTTGAAACTATTCAGAAAATGATCCGTAACTTCCATCTCTTTATTGACAAACTAAGCGACAAATTAAACGCTGAAGTTGAATCCTAA
- a CDS encoding alpha/beta hydrolase family protein, translating into MIKITLTFLLLAFTIGTTQSQNKKALSVDDYDIWKSLRGAILSNNGKWVSYQINPQKGDGYLYLYNTENQQLDSVARGTAAVFSPENNFLAFKVVPQADTVRTLKLKKTKDEKMPKDTLVVWNLISGEKKSYPRIKNFTVPKKKGDWLVAHFHKKISKEGQDTDSLLRDSTHLAMDFPKTESTIINNDSTTKKKKTPTKFKSKGTQLVYLNPINGDSISFADVVKYSVPKYGEGIFVVQSVGDSIEETKIKRLATTQLKTDSLFHKQGNLSALSCDDHAGQLGFLFSPDTAKTKTYRLYHWLHKKNQLNMVVDTMHPKLPQGWSAHTKGKLWFSEKGDKLFFGSGKRPSEEAKDTLLKSEKVFVDIWNWKDKRLQPMQKKNLNKDKDRAYKAVYLIKPGIVTQLETETFNSVSILEDGNWDYAVVTDDTPYLRASSWSGVWAKDFYRIDLASGERSLIQKKIANKYSFSPDGDFLCWYNPTDSTWYLNNLKNNTKTPISNNIELPFYNELNDVPNSPRAYGVAGWSPGSSEVYIYDRFDIWKFDTRLKNQALNLTQGMGRQQKTRFRYVNLDKDNKYINEKEGVLLHFLNEENKNQGYGWLKNGSWESCIHEPANFSKPIKAKNSDQMIWRKGDFRQYPELYYSTLQFTATQLISNTNPQQSLYNWGNIQLINYNALDGKEYQGLLVTPENLDRSKKYPMIVYYYERDSERLHRYYSPAPSRSTVNWTMYASNGYVLFIPDIAYRTGDPGLSAYEAIMGGVMSVTQRFDFIDSNNIGLQGQSWGGYQTAHMITRTNMFKAAMAGAPVSNMTSAYGGIRWGTGSSRMFQYERTQSRIGGTLWDKFTKYVENSPVFYVPQIETPLLMMHNDNDGAVPWYQGIEMFVAMRRLNKPVWMLTYNDEEHNLTRRANSIDLSIRMRQFFDHYLKGKPAPVWMEHGIPAVEKGHNMGYDLVE; encoded by the coding sequence ATGATTAAGATTACTCTAACTTTTTTGCTGCTTGCGTTTACGATAGGCACAACCCAATCACAAAATAAAAAAGCACTCTCCGTAGATGATTACGATATATGGAAATCTCTACGCGGAGCCATCTTATCCAACAACGGTAAATGGGTATCGTATCAAATTAACCCACAAAAAGGCGATGGTTACCTGTATCTGTACAATACAGAAAACCAGCAATTGGACTCCGTGGCACGAGGTACCGCTGCTGTTTTTTCGCCTGAAAATAATTTTTTGGCTTTTAAAGTGGTGCCACAAGCCGATACTGTAAGAACCTTGAAGCTTAAAAAAACCAAAGACGAAAAGATGCCCAAGGACACCCTTGTAGTTTGGAATTTAATAAGCGGCGAAAAAAAAAGCTATCCGCGTATAAAAAACTTTACTGTACCCAAAAAAAAAGGTGATTGGCTGGTAGCTCATTTTCATAAAAAAATATCCAAAGAAGGGCAGGATACGGATAGCTTACTTAGAGACAGTACACACCTGGCGATGGACTTCCCTAAAACAGAAAGCACAATTATTAACAACGATTCTACAACGAAAAAGAAGAAAACACCCACAAAATTCAAAAGCAAAGGTACCCAGCTTGTTTACCTAAACCCCATTAATGGCGATAGCATTTCGTTTGCTGACGTGGTAAAATATAGTGTACCAAAATATGGCGAAGGCATTTTTGTGGTGCAATCTGTTGGCGATTCTATTGAAGAAACAAAAATAAAACGCCTTGCTACCACGCAGTTAAAAACAGACAGCCTGTTTCATAAACAGGGGAATTTGAGTGCCTTAAGCTGCGACGACCATGCCGGGCAGCTCGGTTTTTTGTTTAGTCCTGATACAGCCAAAACTAAAACCTATCGCCTGTACCACTGGCTGCACAAAAAAAACCAACTTAACATGGTTGTAGACACCATGCATCCAAAATTACCACAAGGCTGGAGTGCACATACAAAAGGCAAGCTTTGGTTTTCGGAAAAAGGGGATAAATTATTTTTTGGCAGCGGAAAAAGACCCAGTGAAGAAGCTAAAGACACCTTGCTAAAAAGCGAAAAAGTGTTTGTAGATATTTGGAACTGGAAAGATAAGCGCCTGCAGCCCATGCAAAAAAAGAATCTGAACAAAGACAAAGACAGAGCCTATAAAGCAGTTTACCTTATAAAACCCGGCATTGTTACTCAACTGGAAACCGAAACATTTAATTCGGTAAGCATATTAGAAGATGGGAACTGGGATTATGCCGTTGTCACTGATGATACGCCCTATCTCAGGGCTTCGTCGTGGAGTGGTGTTTGGGCCAAGGATTTTTACCGGATAGATTTGGCTTCGGGCGAGCGCTCCCTGATACAGAAAAAAATAGCCAACAAATACAGCTTTTCGCCTGATGGGGATTTTTTATGTTGGTACAACCCCACGGACAGCACATGGTACCTGAATAACCTAAAAAACAATACAAAAACACCCATCAGCAATAACATAGAGCTCCCATTTTACAATGAGCTTAACGACGTGCCCAATTCACCACGCGCGTATGGGGTGGCAGGATGGAGCCCCGGAAGTTCGGAAGTATATATCTACGACCGCTTCGATATCTGGAAGTTCGACACTCGCTTAAAAAACCAAGCCTTAAACCTAACACAAGGTATGGGAAGACAACAGAAAACCAGATTCCGTTATGTAAACCTGGACAAGGACAATAAATACATAAACGAAAAAGAAGGTGTATTACTCCATTTCCTTAACGAAGAAAACAAAAACCAAGGCTATGGATGGCTAAAGAATGGCAGCTGGGAAAGCTGCATCCACGAGCCTGCCAACTTTTCAAAACCCATAAAAGCCAAAAACTCAGATCAAATGATTTGGCGAAAAGGAGACTTTAGGCAGTATCCCGAACTATATTACAGCACATTGCAGTTTACCGCCACACAACTCATCTCCAATACCAACCCTCAACAAAGTTTATACAACTGGGGTAACATACAATTAATCAATTACAATGCTTTGGATGGAAAAGAATACCAGGGTTTATTGGTTACACCCGAAAACCTTGATCGTTCGAAAAAATACCCCATGATCGTATATTATTACGAGCGCGACTCCGAAAGACTCCATCGCTACTACTCCCCTGCGCCCAGCCGCTCCACCGTTAACTGGACCATGTATGCCAGCAATGGCTATGTGTTGTTTATACCTGACATTGCTTATCGCACGGGTGATCCCGGATTGAGTGCCTACGAAGCCATTATGGGTGGCGTGATGTCCGTAACGCAGCGGTTCGATTTTATCGATAGTAATAACATCGGCCTTCAGGGACAAAGCTGGGGTGGGTATCAAACCGCCCATATGATTACGCGCACCAATATGTTTAAAGCTGCTATGGCGGGCGCTCCGGTGAGCAACATGACCAGCGCCTACGGGGGGATACGCTGGGGTACAGGCAGCAGCCGTATGTTCCAGTACGAACGCACCCAATCGCGGATAGGCGGTACGCTATGGGATAAATTTACAAAGTATGTAGAAAACTCACCCGTATTTTATGTGCCACAGATAGAAACGCCCTTACTGATGATGCACAACGACAACGACGGGGCAGTACCCTGGTACCAGGGAATCGAAATGTTTGTAGCCATGCGCAGGCTTAACAAACCGGTTTGGATGCTCACGTATAACGATGAGGAGCACAACTTAACACGCAGAGCCAATTCCATAGACCTGAGCATACGCATGAGGCAATTCTTCGATCATTATCTAAAAGGAAAGCCAGCGCCCGTGTGGATGGAACACGGAATTCCTGCCGTTGAAAAAGGGCATAATATGGGCTACGATTTAGTGGAGTAA
- a CDS encoding rhomboid family intramembrane serine protease, translating into MAITDEIKDSFRRGGVLTRLIYINLGVFLAFLIIDILFSLFNQQHIATMVKSWFSVPADPMALLLKPWSIFTYMFLHYDFLHILFNMLYLYWFGRIFLQFFNPRQLLGVYFMGGLAGALLYMVSYNIFPALSNFTESPIMMGASASVMAIIFGTASYSPNYRVHLIFLGPVKLMYLAIGMLILDLIAIPTLSNTGGHLAHIGGALLGMYFASRGTKGKDITMRFNRFMDSLVSMFSRKPKMRVTHSNKPPTNDMEYNARKRKKQGEIDRILDKIKTSGYDSLSKQEKDDLFNASNN; encoded by the coding sequence ATGGCAATTACAGACGAAATAAAAGATTCTTTTAGGAGAGGGGGCGTTTTAACCCGGCTCATTTACATTAATCTGGGGGTGTTTCTGGCTTTTTTAATTATTGATATCCTGTTTTCTTTGTTCAACCAGCAACATATTGCCACGATGGTAAAAAGCTGGTTCTCGGTACCTGCCGACCCCATGGCTCTTTTGCTTAAGCCCTGGAGCATTTTCACCTACATGTTTTTACATTACGATTTTTTGCATATCCTCTTTAATATGCTTTATCTGTACTGGTTTGGGCGGATTTTTTTGCAGTTTTTCAATCCCCGGCAGTTGCTGGGCGTTTATTTTATGGGCGGTTTAGCCGGAGCACTCCTTTATATGGTTTCGTATAATATTTTCCCGGCACTCAGTAACTTTACCGAATCGCCTATTATGATGGGCGCCTCGGCCTCTGTAATGGCCATTATTTTTGGCACAGCCAGCTACTCACCCAATTACCGGGTGCACCTGATTTTTTTAGGCCCCGTAAAGTTGATGTACCTCGCTATTGGCATGCTTATTTTAGATTTAATAGCCATCCCCACCCTCTCCAATACCGGCGGGCATTTGGCTCATATTGGTGGTGCATTGTTGGGTATGTATTTTGCATCCAGGGGGACCAAAGGCAAGGATATCACTATGCGCTTTAACCGTTTTATGGACAGCCTGGTATCTATGTTTTCGCGCAAGCCAAAAATGAGGGTGACCCACTCCAATAAACCGCCAACCAATGATATGGAGTACAATGCCCGCAAACGTAAAAAACAAGGCGAGATAGACCGCATTTTGGATAAAATAAAAACCAGTGGGTACGATAGCCTCTCGAAACAAGAAAAAGACGACCTGTTTAATGCCAGCAATAACTGA
- a CDS encoding hybrid sensor histidine kinase/response regulator, with protein MNNKILIVDDNPKNLQVLAALLAENNYSVEVALNGKSAIKWLQVATFDAILMDVMMPEINGFETCETIKKDARHADIPVIFLTARTDVESVTEGFERGGVDFITKPFNQKELLARLSTHIELKKSREKILDLNGWLSSEVEKKTEELNESYQRLKEANENLKQLDVAKNDFLNSISHELRTPLNGIMGSINLLNTYTHDKHIQEIVTLLDSSVSNLEKYSYAALQISNLQLKGISQLKLERLDMLPLIQSIVSGFSEKVKAKNIQCRFTMECIEAIAEADREFIQNALCALLDCSMIFTRKGFIKVIVSCEEKQIKVKIVDTGSPYEGKELNHFFKSVSNQNYTFERNNAMELYLARMIILLHNGTLEFGNMAENAGTVTTVYLPCKMN; from the coding sequence ATGAACAACAAAATATTGATTGTTGACGACAATCCAAAAAATTTACAGGTACTGGCTGCACTATTGGCCGAAAATAACTATTCCGTAGAGGTGGCACTTAACGGAAAAAGTGCCATTAAATGGCTGCAAGTGGCTACTTTTGATGCCATATTAATGGATGTTATGATGCCCGAAATAAACGGGTTCGAAACTTGCGAGACAATTAAAAAAGATGCTCGCCACGCCGATATACCGGTTATCTTTTTAACAGCCCGAACCGATGTAGAAAGTGTTACCGAGGGCTTTGAGCGGGGTGGGGTTGATTTTATTACTAAGCCATTTAACCAGAAGGAACTTTTAGCTCGTTTATCTACCCATATTGAACTTAAAAAATCCAGAGAAAAAATCCTCGACCTTAATGGTTGGTTATCTTCCGAGGTGGAAAAAAAAACGGAGGAACTTAACGAATCGTACCAGCGTTTGAAAGAGGCCAACGAGAACCTTAAGCAGCTGGATGTAGCCAAAAATGATTTTCTGAACTCCATAAGTCATGAGCTGCGCACGCCCTTAAACGGTATCATGGGATCTATTAACTTGCTGAATACTTATACCCACGATAAGCATATACAGGAAATTGTTACCTTGTTGGACTCATCTGTCTCTAATCTCGAGAAATATTCCTATGCGGCATTGCAAATATCTAATTTACAGCTAAAGGGAATATCGCAGCTTAAGCTCGAACGGTTGGATATGCTGCCTTTGATACAATCAATTGTGAGTGGATTTTCCGAAAAAGTAAAGGCAAAAAATATACAATGCCGTTTTACAATGGAATGCATAGAAGCCATCGCCGAAGCCGACCGGGAATTTATACAAAATGCCCTGTGTGCCTTGCTCGATTGCTCAATGATTTTTACCCGCAAAGGATTTATAAAGGTTATTGTGTCGTGCGAGGAAAAACAAATTAAAGTAAAAATTGTGGACACAGGAAGTCCTTACGAAGGGAAGGAGCTCAATCATTTTTTTAAGTCGGTGAGCAATCAAAACTATACCTTTGAACGCAACAATGCCATGGAACTTTATTTGGCCAGAATGATTATTCTATTGCACAATGGAACTTTAGAGTTTGGAAATATGGCGGAAAATGCCGGTACCGTAACCACGGTTTATTTGCCATGCAAAATGAATTAA
- the mutL gene encoding DNA mismatch repair endonuclease MutL, producing the protein MSDIIQLLPDSVANQIAAGEVIQRPGSMLKELVENAIDAGSTDIKIIVKDAGRTLVQVIDNGCGMSATDARLAFERHATSKIKNANDLFAIRTMGFRGEALASIAAVAQTELKTKKQGDELGTHLVLSGSEVQKQEVTNCPTGSNFIVRDLFFNVPARRRFLKKDSTELRHIITEFQHVVLANPDISFSLEHNNMSMFQLPVSNLRQRIINMTGKNMNNQLVPVETNTTLIKIHGFIGKPQAARKSSGDQFFFVNQRYMRHPYLHKAVTEAYANLILPNTIPAYFLYFEVDPKIIDINIHPTKTEIKFEDERAIWHILHASIKESLGKHNMIPSIDFDTDDKVNLPVADKNTDRDAPPIKVNPHFNPFDTPTPDTSSFGGPSLHPPADSSRNSSTSSPKGWEQLYNDFESEKGSMPFEAEAHTQTVASSNWDTAPEHHQHTLNADESEGGARPGASCFQFKNKYILTAGKSGLMMVDQKRAHERILFERLMKSISTRQSMTQQNLFPEQLEFNTQDAVVVRELMPDLKLFGLDMNESKTNMFEVKGMPVNMEKMNPKLLLDQIIEDHKHGEVDLQTDLKERIARLMARQSSIKSGQTLRSEEMDELIGQLFACEVPNYSPDGKPIISIISNQEIDMRFK; encoded by the coding sequence ATGTCAGATATAATTCAACTGTTGCCTGATTCAGTGGCCAATCAAATTGCCGCCGGCGAAGTGATACAACGCCCTGGTTCCATGCTAAAAGAATTGGTGGAGAATGCCATTGATGCAGGCAGTACCGATATTAAAATAATTGTTAAAGATGCCGGAAGAACACTCGTGCAGGTTATCGACAATGGCTGTGGCATGTCGGCAACAGATGCACGCCTGGCCTTTGAGCGTCATGCCACCTCCAAAATAAAAAATGCCAACGACTTGTTTGCCATCCGTACCATGGGTTTTAGAGGCGAAGCACTGGCCTCTATCGCAGCGGTAGCACAAACCGAACTAAAAACTAAAAAACAAGGCGACGAACTGGGCACTCATCTGGTGTTGTCGGGATCCGAAGTGCAAAAACAAGAAGTAACCAATTGCCCCACCGGAAGTAACTTTATTGTTCGCGATTTATTTTTTAACGTGCCGGCGCGTCGTAGATTTCTAAAAAAAGACAGCACCGAATTACGACATATCATCACCGAATTTCAGCATGTGGTACTGGCCAACCCCGACATTAGCTTTAGTCTCGAACACAACAACATGTCAATGTTTCAGCTTCCGGTATCCAACCTTAGGCAGCGCATTATAAACATGACTGGAAAAAACATGAACAACCAGCTGGTACCCGTCGAAACCAACACCACACTGATTAAGATACACGGTTTCATCGGTAAACCACAGGCAGCGCGCAAGTCCTCGGGCGATCAGTTCTTTTTTGTGAATCAGCGCTATATGCGTCACCCCTATCTGCACAAAGCCGTCACCGAAGCCTATGCCAACCTGATATTGCCCAATACCATACCGGCCTATTTTTTGTATTTTGAGGTAGATCCTAAAATCATTGATATCAATATTCACCCTACCAAAACCGAAATAAAATTTGAAGATGAGCGCGCCATCTGGCACATTTTACATGCGAGCATTAAGGAGAGTCTGGGTAAACACAATATGATTCCTTCCATCGACTTTGATACAGATGATAAAGTAAACCTGCCTGTGGCCGATAAAAACACGGACAGGGACGCTCCGCCCATTAAGGTTAATCCGCATTTTAACCCCTTTGACACCCCAACACCAGACACTTCCAGCTTTGGAGGGCCATCTTTGCATCCACCGGCTGATAGCAGCAGGAACAGCTCCACATCATCACCTAAAGGGTGGGAGCAACTGTACAATGACTTTGAGTCCGAAAAAGGAAGCATGCCCTTTGAGGCCGAGGCACATACACAAACTGTAGCTTCGTCCAATTGGGACACCGCACCCGAGCACCATCAGCATACCTTGAATGCAGACGAAAGTGAGGGTGGAGCAAGGCCGGGGGCATCGTGCTTTCAATTCAAAAACAAATATATCCTTACGGCCGGAAAATCCGGACTGATGATGGTTGATCAAAAAAGAGCACACGAACGTATCCTGTTTGAACGTTTAATGAAATCCATAAGCACCCGGCAAAGCATGACACAGCAAAACCTGTTTCCGGAACAATTGGAATTCAATACCCAGGATGCGGTTGTGGTAAGGGAGCTAATGCCCGACCTGAAATTATTCGGACTGGATATGAACGAATCTAAAACAAATATGTTTGAGGTAAAAGGCATGCCGGTTAATATGGAAAAAATGAACCCTAAACTACTGCTGGATCAGATTATTGAAGACCATAAGCATGGCGAGGTAGATTTACAAACCGATTTAAAGGAACGGATAGCTCGCTTAATGGCCAGGCAATCATCCATCAAGTCGGGGCAAACACTTCGCTCAGAAGAGATGGACGAATTGATAGGGCAGCTATTTGCTTGCGAGGTACCTAATTACTCGCCCGATGGCAAACCAATCATCTCCATAATTTCAAATCAGGAAATAGACATGCGTTTTAAATGA